The genomic segment CTGAGAATTGGGCAGGCACAAGGTCACACACACTGTCACAGGGAACACATGTGTACTCACACAGGtgcaaacacaaatacacagacatACATGAGCAAACACACCAAATTTCACACACGAGACAGTTCAGAGTACTTCTGACTGGGGACCAACCACCCCTACCTGAATGTCCTTCAGCTTCTGCTTCTGGAAGGTGTCCACTGTCTCCTCCAGCTGGTGGGAGGTGCGGCTGGCATCCACTGAGGCCCTCTGCATGCTGGTCTCTGCCTGGCTCCAGAGATAGAAAGTGTCATGGGGACTCCATTCTGAATCATTTTCTGTTCCTTTGCCCTACTTTTGGGCCAGCTGTCCTGTGTAATAGGCACCTCTTGCCAATTTGGTCATCGAAGGAATGGCCAAGTAGGACCACAGCAAAAGGGGCAGCTGCCACTTCGACAGACCCTGTTAGTTGTGTGACCTCAGTCAAGTGGCTTAACCTCTCAGAGTCTCAGTGTACTTGCCTGCAAACATGGGTCAGTAATAAGGCTTGCTTTGCAGGATTGTTCCAAGAATGAAAGAGTGGGCACAGCTGAGCTATTACTCTAACTATAATCTGTTAGGtactccactgctgctgctgctgctaagtcacttcagtcgtgtccgactctgtgcgaccccatagatggcagcccaccaggctcccccgtccttgggattctccaggcaagaacactggagtgggttgccatttccttctccagtgcatgaaagtgaaaagtgaaagggatttctctcagttgtgtcctactcttagcgaccccatggactgcagcccaccaggctcctccgtccatgggattttccaggcaagagtactggagtggggtgccatcgccttttccgTAGGTACTCCACATTTGCTGATAATTAATTCCTACATGTGGAACAATTGTAGTTGATTACTTTATTGGTTGCTTTGATTTAATCTCTATGGCCTGACTCCATGGCAGGCCTGGCACATGAAGGAGCACACAGAGCTGAGTTGGGGTTGGCCCCTTAGCtctatgtgaccttgggaaagtcacctttctcaatttcctcatctacaagTGCTTGCCTTCTACAAGCAGTAAGTAGGTAACCCCAACAAGGAAGCAGGCTGTGGTGAGGAGTGACTCCTCTAGTTGCCTGAGTAGCATTGCTGatgggacagaacccaggtctcccaagtcCCAACCAGTGGCTTTCCCAACACCTCTCCCTCCCATCCTGAGCCCAGGGCCCTGCGCACACCTGCCTGGGTAGAGCTCACCTTGCCATTTTGTGTGTCTATTCATTACCTGCATGTGAGCTTGCCTTCCTCACCCAGATTTGTGACGCTTACCTGAGACTAAGAACGGTTTTGTTAGGGATCCAGGTTAACCAGCATCCCCTAGGGTGGCCCACGCAGCCCCCACCCAGAGGGTGCAGTGACACGCTgccccagccccccgcccccagcccctgccctgggagggaTACGATGGTCTGTCTATCCGAAGGGGATTTCTGCCTCAGCTTCTCCAGTTTCTTCAGTTGTTTGATTTCATTGTTCCGGATACTTTTGAATTTCTTGATCTCAGCCTAAGGAAGGAGGAGGGTGGTTTCTTGAGGTCCCAGCCCAGCCAGTGTCTCCCTCCCTGTGGCCCACCTCGCAGCGCCATGCCCTTGCTCACCCGGGTCTGCTTTATTTGCATCCCATAGAGCTTCAAGGGGTTGACGACCTTGGTCTCCAGCCTCTCTACCTGGgggcacataaacacacacacagtcagaaCAGGTGGAGCCAGAGAGATGCTGAGAGGCTGTGCTGTCCCTGGCCTGCAGTTATAGTGCTCCAACTGCATACCCAGGACTGTACATTGGGCCATCCCTCAGCCTTGGGGTTGCGAGCACCAACCTGGGCTCAGGGCTCTGCCTCCCAAGAGCACAGTCACACATTTACTCTCGATGAGCCCCATTTTCTGGCCTGTAGAATGGGTATAAGGAGTGTACCTGTCCAGGGTTTCTTAGCAACTGGGTGGGACCCAGTACATTTTATTTCTGCAGACTGCCTTAAGTCGTCACCAGGGAGGCTGACAGATTCACCTGGAACACGAACTAGCAGAGAATCCAGAGTGGACCACGCTGTGAAGCCCCAGGGACTGGCAGGGTGGGTGAGGGGGACACTTCACGCCCCTGGGTCAGTGTCTGTGTGCAAGCCCAACGCTAGACACTTAAATAAACATTATCGGTAATAGTAACAGTCAAGTTAAAGCTGGTGTGGATTAAGTGCTTACCCTGTGGATGTCACACTAAGCAGGCTAGGGGTTCCTCCAAGGGCTTTTCTTATAACCCTGATCACCAGCCACCCCCTCTCCAGAGGTTCTGACTCAGCAGGTCCAGGGCATGGCCCCAAAATCTGCCTTTCTAATAAGATCTGAGTCTGGCTTGACAGATGGGCCAGGGAAGCTGGAATCCCTACCCaaccccttcctcctcttctgtcAAGGCTTGTGGCTCTTCTAAatgcaaatcttaaaaaaataataataattttcccaAATGCCAAAAGGGAGAGGAACATATTCCCCTCCTTTTGTATACAGCATTTCTTTGGAAAAACTTGGCAGTTATAGgtcctttctctgtccctttgagGTAGATATAAACCTCTTAAAAGCTAAAGAAGCCTCTGGCTGGTTTTACAACCAGGCCAGGCCAGTCATCTCTGAACTGTAAACATCAGGAGGACAGTGTCTCCAGGAAGTTTCCCTGGCACCTGGCTCCAGGCTGTACCTACCTGCTTGTTAGAAAGAGGTTTTAGTTTTTCTCTGGCTAAAGATGATTGGCCAGCCCAGTTGGCCCCCTAATCACCAGGTGGAACTAGGAAGTCCTCTGTGACAGAGGCTCTGTCCCTTCCCTGTTCTCAGAGCATCCCCTCCCTGTGGACAGTCATCTCCTATCTCCAGAGAGTGCGCTTGGTGGGGAGTGAAGATTCTCTGTTTTTGCTATCTGATCACCTGCGACATGCATTGTCTTCTGGTTTAATGCTTATTCGATAAAAAGCTGTTTCAGTCTTTTCTACCATAGCAGAGGGGATTTTGGGGGGCTGGCTGGagattattagttttattttatttcattttacttttaatcccaaactcctgctactgctgctgctaagtcacttcagtcgtgtccgactctgtgtgaccccatagacggcagcccaccaggctcccccgtccctgggattctccaggcaagagtactggagtggggtgccattgccttctccgcccaaACTCCTAGTCTATCCCTAAacactgatttacaatattgttaattcttgctgtacagcagagtgattcagttacacattcttttccattgtggtttatcataagatattgagtatagttccttgtgctctacagtagggccttgttgtttatctatcctaTATGTAATACTTTGCCTCTGCtgatcccaaattcccaatccatGCCTCTCCCAcgtcttccccttggcaaccataagtctgtcctctgtatctgtgagtctgtttctttttcgtagatatttatttgtgtcatatattagattccacatataagtgatatcttatGACGcttatctttatctttctgatttcacttagtatgataatctctaggtccatccatgttattgcagatggcattattggTGTTTTTAATAGATGAGTAGTGTTCCGTTGTATATACACCACGTGGagtttccatttttaattcttacCCTGACTCCCTGCGTCTTTCTTGTCTTGCACAAGCCTCCAGGCTCTCAGTTCTATAAACTAAGATTTGACCCTGGCTCCTCTGGGGATGTCTTTGCAGGAGATGCATCCACTAACTGTGGACCCCATCAGGCTGCGCCAACCCTCAGGCTGCCCCCCCGCCTTGGGCAGTGGGTCCTCCAGAGCTGCCTGCTCACCTCAGCTTGCCTGTAATCTTGCACTTTGGCCAAGTCCTCAGCGAAGTTCCTCAGGGTGGCCCGCATCTCTGGGTTCTCTGTATTGGCAAAGCTGATGAGCTGTTTGACCAGCTGGTCGGCCGTGTCACGCAGCCGAGCTGTCTTGCGGGTGTAGGCGGCCAGCAGTGAGCAGAACTGGCCAAAGGACTTCTCGGCATTGGTCACTGTGTCCTCCATCACCCGCACCTGGCTGTCCCTGGGGAGGCAGGGGCCTGAGGGGCCGTGCTGGGCAGTGACACCCAGCCAGGTCACTCAGTGACACAGGGATCGCCCACCCACTGCTCTCCTCCTCAGGCCCAGGCGCCTGCTCCCCAAGATAATACCTGC from the Capra hircus breed San Clemente chromosome 18, ASM170441v1, whole genome shotgun sequence genome contains:
- the FAM92B gene encoding protein FAM92B, encoding MNIILSRDSQVRVMEDTVTNAEKSFGQFCSLLAAYTRKTARLRDTADQLVKQLISFANTENPEMRATLRNFAEDLAKVQDYRQAEVERLETKVVNPLKLYGMQIKQTRAEIKKFKSIRNNEIKQLKKLEKLRQKSPSDRQTISQAETSMQRASVDASRTSHQLEETVDTFQKQKLKDIQKIFSDFVTIEMVFHAKAVEVYSSAFQTLESYDLEKDLEDFRAKMHRVYGRCDARPALMDTTLSPALPWSLAQSSQSTIQSQRKEAVSEDDSAEEDPVEDLRGQAQRLHQ